Proteins from one Synechococcus sp. UW179A genomic window:
- the glpK gene encoding glycerol kinase GlpK, translated as MAATPLLLALDQGTSSSRAALFDPRGFPVASASAPLAISYPADGWVEQNPREIWESQRLAMERLEQTISKEQKDAVVACGVSNQRETTILWRRSDGQPCGPALVWQDGRTSDICQQWKEEGLEQEWCARTGLLLDPYFSASKIRWLMLHEQSACSAAANDDLCFGTVESWLLWNLSGNRRHCSDMSNASRTLLMDLKKREWVNAFCERTGLPLSALPELVPCRGDFGTIASGLPFAGVPIHALLGDQQAATLGQLCLEPGEAKCTYGTGAFLVVNTGSTIHRSDAGLLSTLGWTDDQGEPTYCLEGSLFNAGTVVQWLRDGLGIIERSEDVNRLALSVEDSGGVMLVPAFTGWGTPHWDPGARGLLIGLTRDTGRGQIARAALEGIALSVAGLVQVAEQSLGQELGELAVDGGAAASDPLLQAQADSTGLRVRRPAYLQSTARGVALLAGVQAGVINSLQGLESLRGEQADVFNPSLSCEQRQNWLKQWSDAISRSLRWHE; from the coding sequence ATGGCAGCAACGCCCCTCCTTCTCGCACTGGATCAGGGCACCAGCAGCTCTCGCGCCGCCCTGTTTGACCCGCGTGGATTCCCCGTTGCCAGTGCCAGCGCTCCTCTAGCCATCAGCTACCCAGCAGACGGATGGGTGGAACAGAACCCTCGCGAAATCTGGGAAAGCCAGCGCTTGGCGATGGAGCGCCTGGAACAAACCATCAGCAAGGAACAGAAAGATGCTGTTGTGGCCTGCGGCGTTAGCAATCAGAGGGAAACAACGATCCTGTGGCGCCGCAGCGATGGACAGCCCTGCGGCCCGGCCTTGGTATGGCAGGACGGCCGCACCTCGGACATCTGTCAGCAGTGGAAAGAGGAAGGCCTGGAGCAGGAATGGTGTGCCCGCACCGGACTACTCCTAGACCCTTACTTCAGCGCCAGCAAGATCCGCTGGCTGATGCTGCATGAACAAAGCGCCTGCAGCGCTGCCGCCAACGACGATCTCTGCTTTGGCACGGTGGAGAGCTGGTTGCTGTGGAACCTCAGCGGGAACCGCCGGCACTGCTCGGACATGAGCAATGCCAGCCGCACTCTGCTCATGGACCTGAAAAAACGGGAGTGGGTGAATGCATTCTGCGAACGGACAGGCCTACCCCTGAGCGCATTGCCGGAGCTTGTGCCCTGCCGCGGCGACTTTGGAACGATTGCATCGGGACTCCCCTTTGCCGGAGTCCCGATCCATGCCCTACTCGGCGACCAGCAAGCCGCCACGCTGGGCCAGTTGTGCCTAGAACCAGGCGAAGCCAAATGCACCTACGGCACAGGTGCGTTTCTTGTGGTGAATACGGGCAGCACCATTCATCGCAGTGATGCAGGGTTGCTGAGCACCCTCGGCTGGACCGACGACCAGGGTGAGCCCACCTATTGCCTTGAGGGCAGTCTCTTCAACGCCGGCACGGTGGTGCAGTGGCTCCGAGACGGATTGGGGATCATCGAGAGATCTGAAGACGTCAACCGGCTGGCCCTCAGCGTTGAAGATTCGGGAGGAGTCATGCTCGTTCCAGCCTTCACAGGCTGGGGGACACCGCATTGGGATCCTGGTGCTCGCGGACTTCTAATCGGCTTGACCCGCGACACCGGTCGCGGACAAATCGCCCGTGCAGCCCTCGAAGGCATTGCGCTCTCGGTGGCAGGACTGGTTCAGGTCGCGGAGCAGTCCCTTGGCCAGGAGCTCGGAGAGCTGGCCGTGGACGGTGGCGCGGCCGCATCTGATCCACTGCTGCAGGCCCAGGCCGACAGCACCGGACTGAGGGTCCGACGTCCTGCCTATCTACAGAGCACCGCCCGTGGAGTCGCGCTGTTGGCAGGCGTTCAGGCCGGAGTGATCAACAGCCTGCAGGGTCTGGAATCCCTCCGCGGTGAGCAGGCGGACGTTTTTAATCCCTCGCTCAGTTGCGAACAACGCCAAAACTGGCTGAAGCAATGGAGTGACGCCATCTCAAGGAGCCTGCGCTGGCATGAATGA
- the aroQ gene encoding type II 3-dehydroquinate dehydratase: MRLLLLNGPNLNLLGQREPGLYGHQTLEQIEQDLHLRATAAGVQLECFQSNFEGALVERVHQAMGVVNGILVNAGAYTHTSIALRDALLGVAIPYVELHLSNTHAREAFRHNSFLADRAVGVVSGFGPFSYDLAFDGLLHHLRRAAL; encoded by the coding sequence ATGCGCCTGCTGCTCCTGAACGGCCCCAACCTCAATCTGTTGGGGCAACGAGAACCTGGCCTCTATGGACATCAGACGCTCGAGCAGATTGAGCAGGATCTGCATCTGCGTGCAACGGCAGCAGGTGTGCAGCTGGAGTGTTTTCAAAGCAATTTCGAGGGTGCGCTGGTGGAACGCGTCCACCAGGCCATGGGTGTTGTGAACGGGATTCTCGTGAATGCAGGCGCCTACACGCACACGTCGATTGCTCTGCGTGACGCTCTGTTGGGAGTGGCGATTCCTTATGTCGAGCTTCATCTCAGCAACACGCATGCCCGAGAGGCCTTTCGCCATAACTCGTTTCTGGCCGATCGTGCCGTTGGCGTGGTGAGTGGCTTCGGGCCCTTCAGTTATGACCTGGCCTTCGATGGCCTGCTGCATCACCTGCGCAGAGCTGCCCTATGA
- a CDS encoding tRNA-(ms[2]io[6]A)-hydroxylase, whose translation MTITSSVTSIRWLAAPTSRCWVEQAIARPMEVLIDHAHCERKAAGAAVQLMFRYLCEPGLGEALSPLAREELEHFERVLRLLKDRGRYLEPLPSPGYGAWLAKQVRRGEPERMLDSFLVAGLIEARSHERMALLAEHSPDPDLRSLYGDLLKSEARHFGLYWVLCADRYPRDVIVPRLQELAAAEVDALRGELAAPEAVRMHSVGVDA comes from the coding sequence ATGACCATCACCTCGTCGGTGACGAGCATCCGCTGGCTGGCAGCACCCACCAGCCGTTGCTGGGTTGAGCAGGCCATTGCCAGGCCGATGGAGGTGCTGATCGACCATGCTCATTGCGAACGTAAAGCGGCTGGGGCGGCTGTTCAGCTGATGTTTCGCTATTTGTGCGAGCCAGGCCTGGGCGAGGCTCTCAGTCCGCTGGCGCGGGAAGAGCTGGAACACTTTGAACGGGTGTTGAGGCTGCTCAAGGACCGGGGACGCTATCTTGAACCCCTGCCCTCTCCCGGTTACGGAGCATGGCTGGCCAAGCAAGTACGCCGAGGAGAGCCCGAGCGCATGCTCGACTCATTCCTGGTTGCGGGGCTGATCGAGGCCAGAAGCCACGAGCGCATGGCCCTGCTCGCTGAACACAGCCCCGATCCAGATCTGCGCTCGCTCTACGGTGACTTATTGAAGAGCGAAGCCCGCCATTTCGGCCTCTACTGGGTGCTTTGCGCAGACCGTTATCCCAGGGATGTGATCGTGCCTCGGCTTCAAGAGCTGGCCGCGGCGGAGGTGGATGCTTTGCGCGGTGAGCTGGCTGCACCGGAAGCTGTGCGCATGCATTCAGTTGGAGTTGATGCGTGA
- a CDS encoding acireductone dioxygenase yields MSELTLYSAQSNSILLKTREGREIQDLLKQRGIGFERWQTQHRPETNASSAQILENYKSEIERTQARGHYPSVDAIRVLPDHPDRVSLRRKFLNEHVHAEDEVRFFVEGCGLFCLHIGDEVMQVLCETDDWISVPAGTPHWFDMGETPYFCTLRFFNNPNGWVAEFTGNAIADRYPRLKTS; encoded by the coding sequence ATGAGCGAACTGACTCTCTATTCAGCCCAATCCAACAGCATCCTGCTGAAAACCCGAGAGGGCAGGGAAATTCAGGATCTACTGAAGCAACGCGGCATTGGCTTCGAACGCTGGCAAACCCAGCATCGGCCCGAAACCAACGCCTCATCCGCACAGATTTTGGAAAACTACAAAAGCGAAATCGAACGAACCCAGGCTCGAGGGCATTACCCCAGCGTTGATGCCATCAGGGTGCTTCCCGATCATCCGGATCGTGTGTCCCTGCGCCGCAAGTTTCTGAATGAGCACGTCCATGCAGAGGACGAAGTGCGGTTCTTCGTGGAAGGCTGCGGCCTGTTCTGCCTGCACATTGGCGATGAAGTGATGCAGGTGCTCTGTGAAACCGATGACTGGATCAGCGTTCCCGCTGGAACGCCTCACTGGTTTGATATGGGAGAAACGCCCTATTTCTGCACATTGAGGTTTTTCAACAATCCGAACGGATGGGTTGCTGAATTCACCGGAAACGCAATCGCCGATCGCTATCCCCGCCTCAAGACCTCGTAG
- a CDS encoding precorrin-2 C(20)-methyltransferase, protein MAGWLALPLSVSSECSPDQLVLVGVGPGDPELLTVAAVRALEAADVVAHPIAHEGAEGMALAIAFRWIRPDQRCLPLLFPMVNESQPRITAWRQAADVLAAEVKSGNRVVLLCEGDVSLFATGSYVQLALRRHHPDVPFRLIPGIPSVCAAAAAAVEGSLDVPLAFQQEGLLIRPCPETNAELIALLQSARKTSTVLGLIKLGQRWSWVRAALEQEELLDRALFAQRVGWPDQWVAAAHAVPDDVRPYFSLLLIRQQWPEVLP, encoded by the coding sequence ATGGCTGGTTGGCTTGCATTGCCGTTGTCCGTCTCGTCCGAGTGTTCTCCAGATCAGCTGGTGTTGGTGGGCGTAGGCCCCGGGGATCCTGAGCTGCTCACCGTGGCTGCAGTTCGAGCGCTGGAAGCTGCTGATGTCGTTGCCCACCCCATTGCTCATGAGGGGGCTGAGGGCATGGCTCTTGCGATTGCGTTCCGCTGGATCCGGCCTGATCAACGCTGCCTGCCTCTGTTGTTCCCCATGGTGAATGAGTCTCAGCCACGGATCACAGCCTGGAGACAGGCTGCTGATGTTTTGGCCGCAGAGGTCAAATCCGGCAACCGGGTGGTGTTGCTTTGCGAAGGGGATGTGTCACTGTTCGCAACCGGGAGCTACGTGCAATTGGCTCTGCGGCGCCATCACCCTGATGTGCCGTTCCGTTTGATTCCAGGCATTCCCTCGGTGTGTGCCGCCGCTGCCGCTGCCGTCGAGGGATCTCTCGATGTCCCTCTGGCGTTTCAGCAGGAGGGCTTGCTCATTCGCCCCTGTCCTGAGACCAATGCCGAGTTGATCGCCTTGCTGCAGAGTGCGCGCAAGACCTCCACGGTACTGGGTTTGATCAAGCTGGGACAGCGTTGGTCCTGGGTGCGAGCAGCTCTGGAGCAGGAGGAGCTGCTTGATCGGGCTCTCTTTGCGCAACGGGTTGGTTGGCCTGATCAGTGGGTGGCAGCGGCTCATGCGGTGCCCGACGATGTGAGGCCCTACTTCTCATTGCTGCTGATCCGTCAGCAATGGCCTGAGGTGTTGCCTTGA
- a CDS encoding DUF4079 family protein — MIAALQPLTPLQWLALVHPVLIILFVYPVIGATIRLGILARERRLEINPIAPTVPVEHVDHGRWATAGLLVAVLFALSHDLAAADAGLSSWVLAILQASGVVLAFLALLRTRRLALRLLFAWSCWLFLLLITIQPLLVTDRALAAPAVWQSHTWGGLLLLAFLLLTMACQREIAGRLWVRRLHVSLNVLVALLLATQAITGTRDLWLG; from the coding sequence TTGATCGCCGCTTTGCAACCGTTGACACCCCTCCAATGGCTTGCGCTGGTGCATCCGGTATTAATCATCCTATTTGTGTATCCGGTGATCGGCGCCACGATTCGACTTGGGATTCTGGCCAGAGAGCGTCGTCTGGAGATCAATCCCATCGCCCCAACCGTGCCTGTTGAACACGTCGATCACGGTCGATGGGCAACGGCTGGTTTGCTCGTGGCTGTGCTGTTCGCTTTGAGTCATGACCTGGCTGCCGCAGATGCAGGACTGAGCAGCTGGGTCCTTGCCATCCTGCAGGCATCAGGGGTTGTGTTGGCGTTTTTGGCCCTGTTGCGCACCCGTCGGCTGGCCCTGCGGCTGCTCTTTGCCTGGAGCTGTTGGCTGTTTCTGCTGCTGATCACGATCCAGCCTTTGCTAGTGACTGATCGTGCCCTCGCTGCCCCTGCGGTCTGGCAGTCGCACACCTGGGGCGGACTTTTGTTGCTCGCTTTTCTGCTGCTGACCATGGCCTGTCAGCGCGAGATTGCCGGGCGCCTGTGGGTGCGCCGTTTGCATGTGTCTCTCAATGTTCTCGTGGCCCTTTTGCTGGCGACTCAGGCGATCACAGGGACCCGTGATCTCTGGCTTGGCTGA
- the dusB gene encoding tRNA dihydrouridine synthase DusB, whose product MVRGLRLSGSSVERFLRCNVLQSPLAGVSDKIFRALVRRWAPDALLFTEMVNATSLELGHGRGKVEELSEETGPIGVQLFDHRPEAMADAAQRAEDAGAFLIDINMGCPVRKIARKGGGSGLIRDPDLACRIVESVASAVGVPITVKTRLGWCNQPQIAGSHQVAVSWCRQLQDAGATLLTVHGRTREQRFSGSADWEAIALIKQSLSIPVIANGDVNSPDAALRCLEKTGADGVMVGRATMGAPWLVGQIDAALSGRIIPLTPGPRERLMLASEQLQALVDSRGAHGLLIARKHMSWTCTGFTGASQFRQKLMRATTPDQALTLLQQQQEQLA is encoded by the coding sequence ATGGTTCGGGGCCTGCGGTTGAGTGGAAGCAGCGTTGAGCGCTTTCTGCGCTGCAACGTGCTGCAGTCTCCACTTGCAGGAGTCAGCGACAAAATTTTCCGTGCTCTGGTGAGACGTTGGGCGCCAGATGCTCTGTTGTTCACGGAAATGGTGAACGCCACCAGCCTTGAGCTGGGCCACGGCAGGGGCAAAGTCGAGGAGCTGAGCGAGGAAACGGGGCCCATCGGCGTTCAGCTGTTTGATCACAGACCCGAGGCGATGGCCGATGCAGCCCAACGAGCCGAGGACGCCGGTGCCTTTCTGATCGACATCAACATGGGTTGTCCTGTCCGCAAAATCGCCCGCAAGGGCGGTGGCAGCGGCCTGATCCGCGATCCAGATCTGGCCTGCCGGATCGTGGAATCCGTAGCTTCAGCCGTTGGCGTGCCTATCACCGTGAAAACACGCCTGGGATGGTGCAATCAGCCGCAAATTGCAGGGTCTCATCAAGTGGCAGTGTCCTGGTGCAGGCAGCTGCAGGATGCGGGTGCAACGCTGCTGACCGTTCACGGTCGTACGCGAGAACAACGTTTCAGTGGATCCGCGGACTGGGAAGCCATTGCATTGATCAAGCAGTCCCTCAGCATTCCGGTCATCGCCAACGGCGATGTCAATAGTCCTGATGCCGCCTTGCGCTGCCTTGAGAAAACCGGAGCCGATGGGGTGATGGTGGGGAGAGCAACCATGGGCGCTCCCTGGCTGGTAGGTCAGATCGATGCGGCGCTGAGCGGACGCATTATTCCTCTCACGCCCGGTCCGCGGGAACGCCTGATGCTGGCATCTGAACAACTGCAGGCCCTGGTTGACTCGCGGGGAGCTCACGGCCTGCTGATCGCGCGGAAACACATGAGCTGGACCTGCACAGGATTCACCGGAGCGTCTCAGTTCCGCCAGAAGCTGATGCGTGCAACCACCCCTGATCAGGCACTGACATTGCTTCAACAACAGCAGGAGCAGCTGGCTTGA
- a CDS encoding DUF1823 family protein, whose product MASHSWSLSRTLLMVILEDRLSDRFVASLVWERLGYVPPEAGEGPWLSGPATPAAWREAFPEAPQVIASRPASVRLTRSIPKESKQLLKQQLQFGGYRITELYPRRTRRATAVNWLLAWLVSAGEQLPEDGALPALLDAPADPVQGHPGDPPVQ is encoded by the coding sequence ATGGCATCACATTCCTGGAGTCTGAGCCGGACCCTTCTGATGGTGATCCTCGAGGATCGTCTCAGCGATCGATTCGTGGCCTCGCTGGTCTGGGAGCGATTGGGGTATGTCCCCCCTGAGGCTGGTGAGGGGCCATGGCTGTCCGGACCTGCAACCCCCGCCGCCTGGAGAGAGGCCTTTCCGGAAGCCCCGCAGGTGATTGCTTCGCGGCCCGCTTCAGTGCGTCTGACCCGGTCGATTCCTAAGGAATCCAAACAGCTGCTGAAGCAGCAACTGCAGTTCGGCGGCTACCGCATCACGGAGCTCTATCCAAGGCGCACGCGCCGTGCCACCGCGGTGAACTGGTTGCTGGCCTGGCTGGTTTCAGCTGGTGAACAGCTGCCAGAAGACGGGGCTCTGCCAGCTCTGCTCGATGCTCCGGCGGATCCTGTGCAGGGGCACCCAGGCGATCCGCCGGTGCAATGA
- a CDS encoding L,D-transpeptidase, giving the protein MLELIATLVVDLSDQQLTVYDNNHEIVRVIPVSTGKASTPTPTGEAKVLTKYRSVTMRGRNYVAPGVPYAMCITANEMICMHGAPWQEDAGQAFGVPRSNGCVRMPTHQARWLFENTIKGTKVVIQV; this is encoded by the coding sequence ATGCTCGAACTGATCGCCACCCTGGTGGTTGACCTCTCAGATCAACAGCTCACTGTCTACGACAACAACCATGAAATCGTGCGGGTCATCCCCGTGAGCACCGGCAAAGCGTCCACGCCAACCCCCACTGGTGAAGCCAAGGTGCTGACCAAATATCGCTCCGTGACCATGCGCGGCCGGAACTATGTCGCACCCGGTGTGCCCTATGCGATGTGCATCACCGCCAACGAGATGATCTGCATGCACGGCGCTCCATGGCAGGAAGATGCCGGCCAGGCCTTCGGTGTTCCCCGCAGCAATGGCTGTGTACGCATGCCCACGCATCAAGCCCGCTGGCTGTTTGAGAACACGATCAAGGGCACCAAAGTGGTCATTCAGGTGTGA
- the der gene encoding ribosome biogenesis GTPase Der, whose product MAPPVVAIIGRPNVGKSTLVNRLCRSREAIVHDQPGVTRDRTYQDGYWGDREFKVVDTGGLVFDDDSEFLPEIREQAALALEEASVAVVIVDGQQGLTASDEAIAEFLRGQRCPTLLAVNKCESPDQGLAMAAEFWSLGLGEPYPISAIHGAGTAEVLDQVLTFLPPKDQEGDLEEPIQMAIIGRPNVGKSSLLNAICGEQRAIVSPIRGTTRDTIDTSIVRENRPWRLVDTAGIRRRRSVNYGPEFFGINRSFKAIERSDVCVLVIDALDGVTEQDQRLAGRIEEDGRACVVVVNKWDAVEKDSHTMTAMEKELRSKLYFLDWAPMLFTSALTGQRVDSIFALAVLAVEQHRRRVSTSVVNEVLKEALSWRSPPTTRGGRQGRLYYGTQVATRPPSFTLFVNDPKLFGDTYRRYVERQIREGLGFDGTPLKLFWRGKQQRDAEKDLARQQNHQG is encoded by the coding sequence TTGGCGCCTCCCGTCGTCGCGATTATCGGGCGCCCCAACGTTGGTAAGTCCACGCTGGTGAATCGTCTCTGCCGCAGTCGAGAGGCGATCGTTCATGACCAGCCCGGTGTGACCCGTGATCGCACCTATCAGGATGGCTATTGGGGGGATCGGGAATTCAAGGTGGTCGACACCGGTGGACTGGTGTTCGATGACGACAGTGAGTTTCTGCCTGAAATCCGTGAGCAGGCTGCGCTTGCTCTTGAGGAGGCCAGTGTCGCTGTGGTGATCGTTGACGGTCAGCAGGGCCTTACGGCATCGGATGAGGCCATCGCGGAGTTCCTGCGCGGTCAGCGTTGTCCAACGCTGCTCGCCGTGAATAAGTGCGAGTCACCGGATCAAGGGCTGGCCATGGCTGCGGAGTTCTGGAGCCTCGGATTGGGGGAGCCTTACCCCATTTCTGCAATTCACGGGGCAGGCACTGCAGAAGTGTTGGATCAGGTGCTCACATTTCTGCCTCCAAAGGATCAGGAGGGTGATCTGGAAGAGCCGATTCAGATGGCCATCATCGGCCGTCCGAATGTGGGCAAATCAAGCCTTCTAAATGCCATTTGCGGTGAGCAGAGGGCCATCGTGAGTCCGATTCGAGGGACCACTCGCGACACCATTGACACCAGCATCGTGCGTGAAAACCGTCCCTGGCGCCTGGTCGACACTGCTGGTATTCGCCGCCGCCGCAGTGTCAACTACGGGCCTGAATTCTTTGGAATTAATCGCAGTTTCAAGGCGATTGAGCGCAGTGATGTGTGCGTACTGGTCATCGATGCACTAGACGGTGTCACTGAGCAGGATCAACGCCTGGCAGGTCGCATCGAAGAAGACGGTCGGGCCTGCGTGGTTGTTGTCAACAAATGGGATGCCGTGGAGAAGGACAGCCACACCATGACGGCCATGGAGAAGGAGCTGCGTTCCAAGCTGTATTTCCTCGACTGGGCTCCGATGCTGTTCACCTCAGCGCTCACTGGCCAGCGTGTCGACAGCATTTTCGCCCTGGCGGTTCTGGCCGTGGAGCAGCACCGTCGTCGTGTTAGCACCTCTGTGGTCAACGAAGTGCTGAAGGAAGCCCTCAGTTGGAGGAGCCCGCCCACAACCAGGGGTGGACGTCAGGGCCGGCTGTACTACGGCACCCAGGTGGCAACTAGGCCCCCCAGTTTCACTCTGTTCGTGAATGACCCCAAGCTTTTCGGTGACACCTATCGACGCTATGTCGAGCGTCAGATCCGTGAAGGGCTCGGGTTTGACGGCACTCCCTTGAAACTGTTCTGGCGAGGGAAGCAGCAGCGTGACGCCGAAAAGGATCTGGCCAGGCAGCAGAACCATCAGGGCTGA
- a CDS encoding energy-coupling factor transporter transmembrane protein EcfT → MDWLRQIPIGQYVDGAGGWLRQLDPRLKLLWVLVFLLTPVLAGPLWRVALVVALLVITLVSGLPVRLWWRSLLLVSVLGCAVGLLAMLLPTGDPGASLHLRPPGEISGLTLTSPSWELIRLGPLQLGSLKLGPLVVDRRSAELGLNSATLIVTVVHSVNLMLLSTPSEELMWSLSWWLAPLARLGVPIDRLSFQLLLALRFLPLVQEELQNLLRSLASRAVNLRQLGFKASFALVLSVGERLLANILLRAEQGAEALLARGGTWLPADAFRPDQATKSAACNILNGVAAVGLITVLVLRGRYGAL, encoded by the coding sequence ATGGATTGGCTGAGGCAGATTCCGATCGGGCAATACGTGGATGGTGCCGGTGGTTGGCTGCGCCAGCTGGATCCCCGTCTGAAGCTGTTGTGGGTTCTGGTGTTTCTGCTGACGCCGGTGCTGGCAGGTCCGCTGTGGCGAGTGGCGCTTGTGGTAGCCCTCCTGGTGATCACGTTGGTGAGCGGACTGCCAGTTCGGCTGTGGTGGCGCTCGTTGCTGCTGGTCAGCGTTCTTGGTTGCGCAGTGGGATTGCTGGCCATGTTGCTGCCGACTGGTGATCCTGGAGCCAGCTTGCACCTGCGGCCACCGGGGGAGATTTCAGGCCTCACGCTGACCTCGCCCTCCTGGGAGTTGATTCGCTTGGGGCCTCTTCAGTTGGGATCTCTGAAACTTGGCCCGCTTGTGGTCGATCGCCGCTCGGCTGAGCTGGGGTTGAACAGCGCCACCTTGATCGTGACCGTTGTCCACAGCGTGAATCTGATGTTGCTGTCTACCCCCAGTGAGGAGTTGATGTGGTCTCTGAGTTGGTGGCTGGCTCCCCTTGCTCGGCTTGGCGTGCCGATTGATCGACTGAGCTTTCAGTTGCTGCTGGCCCTTCGCTTTCTGCCGTTGGTTCAGGAGGAGCTCCAGAACTTGTTGCGCTCCCTGGCTAGTCGTGCTGTCAACCTGCGCCAGCTCGGTTTCAAAGCTTCCTTTGCTCTGGTGCTTTCAGTAGGGGAGCGCCTTTTGGCCAACATCCTGCTGCGTGCTGAACAGGGTGCCGAAGCGCTGCTTGCTCGAGGTGGAACTTGGTTGCCTGCTGATGCGTTTCGTCCAGATCAGGCCACGAAGAGTGCCGCCTGCAACATTCTTAACGGGGTGGCTGCTGTGGGGCTTATCACTGTTCTGGTGCTGCGCGGAAGGTACGGTGCTCTTTGA